The Cryptomeria japonica chromosome 9, Sugi_1.0, whole genome shotgun sequence DNA segment TAACTATTGTGAAAGAGATTTAAGGGATACTTctagggtttttatttatttattgatatcaAAGGGAATGTGTAAAATGTAAAGGTGATGCAAAGCTACAATGAGAATGTAAATAAATGCAACTAAAAAACAATAACAAACaactaagaaaaaaataaaatgaagcaATAGGAATAGATCTGAGAATGAAATTCAAGTTTGCACCTGTGAGAGAAAATTAAGCCTAATCTAACAAGACTAGGGTGTTGTATGGTCTGGTCTTAGAGATAATGAAGAGTTGCAAACTGGAAGCCAAACtaggaggaccaaggtgtggaGTGCCCTATTCTTGGAGGACTAAGGCATGAGGCACTCTGATCCCTACAATCCAAGACCAATTTTTGATATAGAACTTGTGCTTGTCTGCTGAGACTTCCCTAAAATCGCCTGCTTTGACAGAAACTTGTAACTGCACTTGCAATCTaaaaaatggtgtgtttgtggctatatagggtttttccttactcaaaccccttattttggtgatttgcacctccacaaatagctgataatgtaacTGAAAATGTGTGTGTTCTCTTAAATCTTATGTGTTTGTAATATTGCAATGAGCTAAATACAAACTAGAAGTTCAACCTTGTGTATTAtagaaaaccctaaatgattgtaatgaGAATGTTTTCAATCACAATTGTAATGAGAATCTAAAGAAATAATGAAAATCTAAAAACTAATGTGATGTAGATCTAAAGCTCaacatagagacatgaaaacaacataaaaTCATACTAAATCCTAaagaagaggtacaagccaatcaacaatcgGTGATATCATAGAATTCTTCAATATCTCTTAAAGCTTCCATAATTGATGAAGATGTTGATCAAGACTCAATATTGATGGATGAATTGTAGTTCTAATACTTCAAAAAACAAcaacactttcacttcacaaggatctcctttatATTGCTAGATTGGAATCCTCAAATGAGGAAAAGAAGTGCCATATATATGAAACTCTACTTTTAAATTTGATAAAAGGATgacttagaattgatgaaatttgaCACCAAGATGGATTTGAATAGGGTAAGACCACCAAATTGAGCTCCTGAAATTTGGGAAAAAAGTTCAAGACCGGGTAGTATActacatggtctgaccaacttttttctaattttctaggAATGCGATCTAGTGTGATCATAATGCTAAATCCAACTCTGTGGCACAAACCAAGAGGTGTAGATGTACAAAATATAGCTTGAAGATTGAAACTAgggtaagattaggattaaataaaaaggggcatgcttaggatCAAGGGTTGAATGTTATGATATGTAAATTGAAGGGAGAGGACTTAGGTTAAATTGATAATTAAAAGCCTAAATAAGTCCTATAATGCAAAGTGCAATGAGACACACTAAGGAGGGTGCTAACCTAAATATGGAATTTGACAACCtcattaagggtgtacaatttaggatgctacacaggGTAGAAAAAAATATTGTTTGCTAGGTATCTTATGAACAAGTGAATGCATCATAGGCTAGAAAAAATCCACTATTTTCTAGCTAAGCTTCACACTTGTAGAAAATGAAAACAACATAGGCTAGTAAAATATGTTGTAACTTACTAGGTTATTTTCATGTCAATAATATCAAACATTTTAGGCCAAGAAAAACACACTATTTGTTGGGAAACTTTGATAAAGTGCTACAAAAATTATCAAAAGGTGTTGTGATAGCACAACCAAATTCTTGATGCATGAGAAAAGTGAAATAAATAGCATGGTGTATGCCCCTATTATAAAGTAATTGCTAATGCGAAGAAAGAGAAATTTTCATTGAGGTAGAAATAATGATACATGTAAAGACAAGTACATCACATCAACAAGTTGCCTCAAAATGGGAAAGTTGTGGTGATGCGACATATAACTAGGTTGTTAAGGTtacttattgcatttataggatacCCTTCAAATACTTATCTCTTTATGTCTCTTGCGATATGATTATGACACCTATCACAATATTCCGTTGTCCTAGCTTTCACCTTAAACTTTTATGAGCAAGGCTACTTTATATATCTTGTGTACAACTTTACCTTGATTTTTATAACATTTTTGGCAATATTTTTGTATTCGTTGTTTATCTTATGCATGGAAGGTTATTTGTTATTATAGACAAATTTCTACTCCTATGATTCCTTTATGCAACTTCAATATTTTTAACAAAAACCTAGAATTccatttgtttttgtatttttcgtACAAAATGATAAGATTTGAGCTAGATTGTCCTTGAAATTTGACAACTCGTGTTCATTTTTCTAGAATTGACCCCATATGGTTGGATTTAACCTTTGATGGtttaacatttaaatttaaattttagccAACTCCCACCCATCTTTTCCATGCCTAGAGCTGATTAAACACATATTTGTTTGTTTTATTGCCATGAACTTATATTTAAATGTATTCAATTGTATATATTTGATCATCTAAGTAATTTATTCAAATATCATTAACATTTAGGGAAGATACCATTTTGATTGGCACTCTAAAAAAAATAGATCTAGTCATTCATCCTAGTAGCACATGCATTTCTAAAGTGTATTGTTCTTGGTTTTTTACCTATGTCATACAAGAGTTAACCCAAGAAAAAATATCCCCTTTTGACACaatgaaaatattttcatatatattttaaaataccaCCAATCTTCAAATAGATATTAGAAaggtagaagaagaaaaaaataatcAAGTGAAAGAAAAAGCAAAGTTGTACACATTAACATATTTTTCTATAAATGTATGACATTTGCACaattgtaaaataaaaaataatctataAACTCAACCATCAATAATATAGAAATAATATTCTAAttccaaaataaattaaatattaccaTAACCTCTTCCTAATCCTAAAAATTCCAAAGCTTAACATAAACTATTCATGGATCAATTAAAAAACTAATATCATTATTGATTATATTTATTATTCACTATTTCAACAACACACCCTCAAGTATACTCATTATTTAATTGAAATCTTTCTATATTTATTTGCATGCATCTTATTAGTTTAAGATAGGGCACACTTAAAGGGAAGCTTATCGTTTAACAGATAAGACTAGAGACATTTCAACGAGACACATGGCTCGTAATAAGTGGCGATGCTTATGGTTTGCATAGTTGACTATCTCAATGAAGCCATTTTGTTTATCTACGAATCTCTTTCTATTAATTTACGTTTTGTTCCAGTTGGAACTTGGATTAAATATGATTTCCCATGGTAGAGTAAATATTAGAGGTCAAATCTCACTCCTGTTCCAGTTGATATTATGACAAACCGCAGTTCATTGCCCAAACTATCACACAACTTCACCCTAAACCATTTCCAGAAACCATCTTAATTTCATATCTGGGACTGCAATTAATCATTTATTTTCTTATGTTTTCTATCATTGATTACACAATACAATTTGATACGTCGATAGGAAAAACTCCgatacaaataaatacaaaattgatAGTTGTCGATTGTATTATAACAGCTCTGGTACAAAAAGTCAACATCCATTTTACATGGTGTCCCTCAAACAGAAATTAACTCTGCTAGGAAAGAGATTTGATGATATGTACATGCATAGAGAAACAAGATCTATGGGCCCTTGTGTTCTTGGGTGTATATGTAATCTGTATGAGCAACTAATGTTCGCCGTTCTAAGCATTCTTCTTCACTCATTTCATTACCACATTCATTCCCTACTTTTGACTCTTCTTTTTCCACTCTGCCATCAAACTGTATAACCCCCATTGAAAATAAGGAGTATTATTAGCTATGAAGCAAGAAAACACAAATACTTGAAACCCTAATCACAAAAGAGGAAAAACAATTGGCAAAAGTTTCTTACAGTGTGTTTTATCTCCATTTGATCTTTTGTGAACAACGTAGAAGCTTTGAGCGGCCCTATTGGATGTGGGCGTGTAGCCATGACTGAAACCACAAGACATATAATGCACATGCTGAAAATCCAGAGCTTTCCCTGTTGCACTGAACTTGTATAGATTTTCGCCATTTTGTAATTAAGAAGCCGTTGCCAAACTGAGCCTTAAAAGTAGCAGAACAAATTGAATGGTTAATGGGCTTCTGAAGTTGCTTATGTAGAAAATGGTAAGATAGAAAAGCAAACTGAATGAGAGGATGTAGAGTCAAAGACGACAGTTGGGTAATGTTAGTATATTAAATGCTAGTATCTAGAAGTTGAACAGAGTGTGTGGCTTTTGTTTGTTTAACACTTGAAGAACGCGGTTTTCCTACGGCCACGCTTTGTCGTTCAGGAAACTGACAACGCTGCGCCGACTTTTATTCTATGCGAGGATTTCTTAGCTTAATCAATTTCTCTACCCAAATTTGTCTAATGGTAGATACCCACCAATCTCTATGTGTATAGTTTTTAAGATCAATAtaattagattatataaatatatggaATCAAACTATAATAGAATGGAGTATAGATTTAAATAAGAAGTTTTATTTTGGTTAACTTGTTATAAGTGGTTTTGGTTGTTCAAAGTCATTTACATGTGAAATTGAATGGTTCTAAATGAGTTCAtcagggatcaagtcttgctgacTGCAAGGCTCCGACATTATAAGAGATAAAGCCATGatcatgccttagacaaattttgTGGAATGGATACTCCTCGGTCCTTGGCTATTAGTCG contains these protein-coding regions:
- the LOC131055953 gene encoding phytosulfokines 3, producing MAKIYTSSVQQGKLWIFSMCIICLVVSVMATRPHPIGPLKASTLFTKDQMEIKHTFDGRVEKEESKVGNECGNEMSEEECLERRTLVAHTDYIYTQEHKGP